Proteins encoded in a region of the Brevundimonas vesicularis genome:
- the hemN gene encoding oxygen-independent coproporphyrinogen III oxidase yields MSLSSPARLSVRDLIARYDAHAPRYTSYPTAAQFTPAVGPGEWADWLGRAPSDQPVSLYLHLPFCKRLCWYCGCNTRAVNRAGVISSYVDLLLREADLVLARIGRPVRVGSIHLGGGTPNMLSPDDLERLFAGLSARFDLGDCFEVAAELDPEVLTQEWVEAAGRIGLSRASLGVQDLSPRVQAAVNRPERFETIRWAAEALRGQGVNSLNLDLMYGLPLQAVENVITTLGQVTTLRPERIALFGYAHVPWMKPHQRLINDADLPDAEARFAQSQAATRYLVGKGWQAIGLDHFALPHDGLAAADRAGRLHRNFQGYTTDAADVLIGLGASSISHTPKGFVQNHAQELDWRRAVEAGDLPVARGVALTEGDAFVSEIIERLMCDFVVDLAPIVRRRGRDLSDVAGAWSLLERFVDDGLVRIDGTVVAVTDLGRPFVRAVCAAFDPGAAALQQRHARVV; encoded by the coding sequence ATGTCCCTCTCTAGCCCCGCGCGCCTGTCCGTTCGCGACCTGATCGCGCGCTATGACGCCCATGCGCCACGCTATACCTCCTATCCGACGGCGGCACAGTTCACGCCTGCCGTCGGACCCGGCGAGTGGGCCGATTGGCTGGGGCGCGCGCCCTCCGATCAGCCGGTCTCGCTGTATCTCCACCTGCCGTTCTGCAAGCGGCTGTGCTGGTACTGCGGCTGCAACACCCGAGCGGTGAACCGGGCGGGCGTCATCTCCAGCTATGTCGATCTGCTGCTGCGCGAGGCGGATCTGGTTCTGGCCCGGATTGGCCGGCCGGTCCGTGTCGGATCAATCCATCTGGGCGGCGGCACTCCGAACATGCTGTCGCCGGACGATCTGGAAAGACTGTTCGCCGGTCTGTCCGCGCGGTTCGACCTGGGCGACTGTTTCGAGGTCGCCGCCGAGTTGGATCCCGAAGTCCTTACGCAGGAGTGGGTCGAGGCGGCGGGCCGCATCGGCCTGAGCCGCGCCAGTCTGGGGGTGCAGGACCTGTCGCCGCGTGTCCAGGCGGCGGTGAACCGGCCCGAGCGTTTCGAGACCATCCGCTGGGCGGCCGAAGCCTTGCGGGGGCAGGGCGTGAACTCCCTCAACCTGGATCTGATGTACGGCCTGCCGCTTCAGGCCGTCGAGAACGTCATCACCACCCTGGGCCAGGTCACGACGCTGAGGCCCGAACGGATCGCCCTGTTCGGCTATGCCCATGTCCCGTGGATGAAGCCGCATCAGCGGTTGATCAACGACGCCGACCTGCCGGACGCCGAAGCGCGCTTCGCCCAGAGCCAGGCGGCGACGCGCTATCTGGTCGGCAAGGGATGGCAGGCGATCGGGCTGGATCATTTCGCCCTGCCGCACGACGGGTTGGCGGCGGCGGACCGGGCCGGACGGCTGCATCGCAACTTCCAGGGCTACACCACCGACGCCGCAGACGTGCTGATCGGCCTGGGCGCCTCGTCGATCAGCCACACGCCCAAGGGTTTCGTTCAAAACCACGCGCAGGAACTTGACTGGCGCCGCGCTGTCGAGGCCGGCGACCTACCCGTCGCGCGAGGCGTCGCCCTGACCGAAGGCGACGCGTTCGTGAGCGAGATTATCGAGCGGCTGATGTGCGATTTCGTCGTTGATCTTGCGCCCATCGTTCGACGTCGCGGTCGGGACCTGTCGGACGTCGCCGGCGCCTGGTCCCTGTTGGAGCGCTTCGTCGACGATGGTCTGGTGCGGATCGACGGGACGGTGGTGGCGGTGACCGACCTGGGCCGTCCGTTCGTCAGGGCGGTTTGCGCCGCCTTCGATCCCGGTGCGGCGGCTCTTCAGCAAAGGCATGCGCGGGTGGTGTGA
- a CDS encoding OmpW/AlkL family protein, with the protein MKTKTLLLAAVAFTACAAPAFAQTSVAWEAPKKGDFLVSGRVTDVFSQADDAITTAAGADTDLKVDVGDSVMPTLGFTYFLTDHLAVEAILGTTRHEIRAQGGATDVAVHETWVLPPVVTLQYRPLGQGRVSPYVGAGVNYMLFYSGKDKNGFTVDLNDGFGYALQAGADVGIQGPWSLNLDVKKVWFETDAKINDGALKSSVTLDPWVLSLGVSRKF; encoded by the coding sequence ATGAAGACCAAGACCCTGCTGCTTGCCGCCGTCGCCTTCACCGCCTGCGCGGCGCCGGCCTTCGCTCAGACATCCGTCGCTTGGGAGGCCCCGAAGAAGGGCGACTTCCTGGTGAGCGGGCGCGTCACCGACGTCTTCTCCCAGGCCGATGACGCCATCACCACAGCCGCGGGCGCCGACACCGACCTGAAGGTGGATGTGGGCGACAGCGTCATGCCAACCCTGGGCTTCACCTACTTCCTGACCGATCACCTCGCGGTCGAGGCGATCCTGGGCACGACTCGGCACGAAATCCGCGCCCAGGGCGGCGCAACGGACGTGGCCGTGCATGAGACCTGGGTCCTGCCGCCGGTGGTCACCCTGCAATACCGCCCGCTGGGTCAGGGCCGCGTCAGCCCCTATGTCGGCGCGGGCGTGAATTACATGCTGTTCTACAGCGGCAAGGACAAGAACGGCTTCACCGTCGATCTGAACGACGGTTTCGGCTACGCGCTCCAAGCGGGCGCGGACGTCGGCATTCAGGGGCCCTGGAGCCTAAACCTTGACGTCAAGAAGGTCTGGTTCGAAACCGACGCCAAGATCAACGACGGCGCCCTGAAGTCCAGCGTGACCCTCGATCCGTGGGTCTTGTCGTTGGGCGTCAGCCGCAAGTTTTAG
- a CDS encoding helix-turn-helix domain-containing protein encodes MVAQTGNGHGKLIKQALDAAGGEARSALAASWRRSMSLYGLDPEDEGRPNTLTDQELREARDAMEPMTRAAQDSLDRLFLAVGDTGCCVLLTNAEGVTLERRGAAADDEIFRRWGLWPGAVWSEAVEGTNGIGTALAERRPLTIHRDQHFHTRNTALSCTSHPIYGPTGRLAGLLDVSSCRTDATQGVLGLIAAAVADAARAIEAQTFRHAFPQARIVLTDDAAGRNTAALLAVDQDDLVVGATRAARLALAITDDRIANQLAASEVLGVGAVEADLLNAERGAVRRALALSGGNVSAAARALGVSRATLHRKLHRLGLSNAP; translated from the coding sequence ATGGTCGCGCAAACGGGAAACGGCCACGGCAAGCTGATAAAACAGGCGCTGGACGCCGCCGGAGGTGAGGCGCGTTCGGCCCTGGCGGCGTCATGGCGACGGTCGATGTCGCTTTATGGGCTCGATCCTGAGGATGAAGGCCGACCGAACACCCTGACAGACCAGGAGTTGCGCGAAGCCCGTGACGCCATGGAGCCGATGACTAGGGCGGCTCAGGATTCGCTTGACCGCCTGTTCCTGGCCGTCGGCGACACAGGATGCTGTGTTCTTCTCACCAACGCTGAAGGGGTGACCCTGGAACGGCGAGGCGCAGCGGCGGATGATGAGATCTTCCGCCGCTGGGGCCTATGGCCCGGTGCGGTTTGGTCTGAGGCGGTTGAGGGTACAAACGGCATCGGCACGGCTTTGGCCGAGCGTCGTCCGCTGACCATCCATCGCGATCAGCATTTTCACACTCGTAACACGGCGCTGAGTTGCACTAGCCATCCCATCTACGGTCCAACAGGGCGTCTGGCGGGCTTGTTGGACGTCTCGTCGTGCCGGACCGATGCGACGCAGGGCGTATTGGGGTTGATCGCGGCGGCGGTGGCGGACGCTGCGAGAGCGATCGAGGCGCAAACCTTCCGGCACGCCTTTCCTCAAGCGCGCATCGTGCTGACCGACGATGCGGCCGGACGAAACACGGCGGCTCTGCTGGCGGTTGACCAGGATGATCTGGTGGTTGGAGCGACGCGCGCCGCACGCCTCGCGCTCGCGATCACCGATGACCGGATCGCGAACCAGCTCGCGGCGTCGGAGGTGCTGGGCGTAGGCGCCGTGGAAGCCGATCTTCTGAACGCCGAACGCGGCGCGGTGCGTCGCGCGCTAGCGTTGAGCGGCGGCAATGTCTCGGCGGCCGCGCGCGCTCTTGGGGTCAGCCGCGCGACCCTGCACCGCAAGCTGCACCGGCTCGGCCTTTCTAACGCACCTTAG
- a CDS encoding aldehyde dehydrogenase family protein, producing MTKPEFSRAATPKFRARYDNFIGGQWVAPVNGHYFENTSPVNGRVLCEVARSDAADVELALDAAHAAKDAWGRTSVAERAVILNKIADRIEANLQAVAEAETSDNGKPVRETTAADIPLAIDHFRYFAGCIRAQEGGISELDHDTVAYHFHEPLGVVGQIIPWNFPILMAAWKIAPALAAGNCIVLKPAEQTPASILVVIELIQDLLPAGVLNIVSGTGAEVGEPLATNPRIAKIAFTGSTAVGQKIMQYATQNLIPVTLELGGKSPNIFFKDVMDHDDAYLDKALEGFAMFALNQGEVCTCPSRALIHEDIYEAFIEKAIARVESIVQGDPLDPATMVGAQASDQQLKKILGYLKLGREEGAEVLTGGDQAALKDDLAGGYYVKPTVFKGTNDMRIFQEEIFGPVLAVTTFKTFEEAMEIANDTEYGLGAGVWSRDMNTAYRAGRAIQAGRVWTNCYHQYPAHAAFGGYKKSGIGRENHRMMLDHYQQTKNLLVSYSPDKLGFF from the coding sequence ATGACCAAACCCGAGTTCAGCCGCGCCGCGACCCCCAAGTTCAGGGCGCGCTACGACAACTTCATCGGCGGACAGTGGGTCGCGCCCGTCAACGGCCACTATTTCGAGAACACCTCCCCGGTGAACGGCCGCGTCTTGTGCGAGGTCGCACGATCGGACGCGGCCGACGTCGAACTGGCCCTGGACGCCGCCCACGCCGCCAAGGACGCCTGGGGGCGAACCAGCGTCGCCGAACGCGCCGTCATCCTGAACAAGATCGCCGACCGGATTGAAGCCAATTTGCAAGCCGTCGCAGAGGCGGAGACCTCGGACAACGGCAAGCCGGTGCGCGAGACCACGGCCGCCGACATCCCCCTGGCGATCGACCATTTCCGCTACTTCGCCGGCTGCATCCGGGCGCAGGAAGGCGGGATTTCGGAACTGGACCACGACACGGTCGCCTATCATTTCCACGAGCCGCTGGGCGTGGTGGGGCAGATCATCCCCTGGAACTTCCCTATCCTGATGGCGGCCTGGAAGATCGCTCCGGCTCTGGCGGCGGGCAACTGCATCGTGCTGAAGCCGGCGGAGCAGACCCCGGCGTCCATCCTCGTGGTGATCGAACTGATCCAGGATTTGCTGCCGGCCGGCGTGCTGAACATCGTTTCGGGCACGGGGGCCGAGGTGGGCGAGCCGTTGGCCACCAATCCGCGCATCGCCAAGATCGCCTTCACGGGCTCGACTGCCGTTGGTCAGAAGATCATGCAGTATGCGACCCAGAACCTGATTCCGGTCACGCTGGAGCTCGGCGGCAAGTCACCGAACATCTTCTTCAAGGACGTGATGGATCACGACGACGCCTATCTGGACAAGGCGCTGGAAGGCTTCGCCATGTTCGCGCTCAATCAGGGCGAGGTCTGCACCTGCCCCAGCCGCGCTTTGATCCACGAGGACATTTATGAGGCCTTCATCGAGAAGGCGATCGCCCGGGTGGAGTCCATCGTTCAAGGCGACCCTCTGGACCCGGCGACCATGGTCGGCGCCCAGGCCTCGGACCAGCAGCTGAAGAAAATTCTCGGCTATCTGAAGCTGGGCAGGGAGGAGGGCGCCGAGGTCCTGACAGGCGGCGATCAGGCCGCGCTCAAGGATGATCTGGCCGGCGGCTATTACGTCAAGCCCACCGTGTTCAAAGGCACCAACGACATGAGGATCTTCCAAGAGGAAATCTTCGGCCCGGTCCTGGCGGTGACGACCTTCAAGACTTTTGAAGAGGCCATGGAAATCGCCAACGACACCGAATACGGCCTGGGCGCCGGGGTGTGGTCGCGCGACATGAACACCGCCTATCGCGCCGGTCGCGCCATTCAGGCGGGACGGGTCTGGACCAACTGCTATCACCAGTATCCAGCCCATGCGGCCTTCGGCGGCTACAAGAAGTCGGGCATCGGGCGGGAGAACCACCGCATGATGCTGGACCACTATCAGCAGACCAAGAACCTGTTGGTCAGCTACAGCCCCGACAAATTGGGCTTCTTCTGA
- a CDS encoding RNA polymerase sigma factor, protein MTSNDVDDVIQESYCRLANLKAVEQIESPRAYFFQTARSVVLEQMRRARIVRIDAVTEIDALRIEWDEPSPERIAGGRKELERVMKIVATLPERSRRIFEMRRVLGLSQKEIARQLGVSENVVENEAARALKAVLAGLANADANVAPSSTGERRA, encoded by the coding sequence GTGACCTCCAACGATGTCGATGATGTCATTCAGGAATCGTATTGCCGATTGGCCAACCTGAAGGCAGTGGAGCAGATCGAGAGTCCTCGCGCTTATTTCTTCCAGACCGCGCGGTCTGTCGTGCTTGAGCAGATGCGCCGCGCCCGCATTGTCCGGATCGACGCCGTGACGGAAATCGACGCCCTGCGCATCGAGTGGGACGAACCGTCGCCAGAGCGTATCGCCGGGGGACGCAAGGAACTCGAACGCGTAATGAAGATCGTCGCCACATTGCCCGAACGCAGCCGACGCATCTTCGAGATGCGCCGCGTGCTGGGGCTGTCTCAAAAGGAGATCGCGCGCCAGTTGGGCGTGTCAGAGAACGTGGTCGAGAACGAAGCTGCGCGCGCGTTGAAAGCCGTCCTGGCAGGCTTGGCAAATGCTGACGCTAATGTCGCCCCATCATCGACCGGGGAGCGGCGTGCATGA
- a CDS encoding FecR family protein, whose translation MSREASTEIDAAAANWAARLDGNVISASDQAALDDWLAGDSRREGALWRARAVMALMVEPMPQTQTHRVPAKPDRRVLLGGMGLAAAVAAGVVLTPILSRQRYRTLVGEIRRVPLADGSMAAINTDTTLDIRFQKAERAVTLDQGEAWFQVAKDRARPFVVAAGDVRVQAVGTAFSVRRKSGGAEVRVTEGVVEVWSDKGAGKMRRRVAAGEQVFVSDQAGASSPVKRPLEMDRALSWREGQIVLDGDTIGAAAAEFNRYNNRKIVIVDPDLEGRTVVGWFRTNEPESFAQAVGVAHDASVKLGADVIMLGGAG comes from the coding sequence ATGAGCCGTGAAGCTTCCACAGAGATCGACGCGGCGGCGGCCAATTGGGCCGCTCGACTGGACGGAAACGTGATTAGCGCGTCCGACCAGGCGGCCTTGGACGACTGGCTGGCTGGCGACAGCCGTCGTGAGGGCGCTTTGTGGCGGGCGCGGGCGGTCATGGCCTTGATGGTCGAGCCCATGCCTCAGACCCAAACGCACCGGGTGCCGGCGAAGCCCGACCGCCGCGTGCTTCTCGGGGGGATGGGATTGGCGGCGGCTGTCGCGGCCGGGGTCGTTCTGACGCCGATCTTGTCGCGTCAGCGCTACCGGACCTTGGTGGGCGAGATTCGCCGCGTGCCCTTGGCCGACGGGTCAATGGCGGCGATAAACACCGACACGACATTGGACATCCGCTTTCAGAAGGCCGAACGCGCCGTGACCCTTGATCAGGGAGAGGCGTGGTTTCAGGTCGCAAAAGATCGAGCGCGGCCTTTCGTCGTGGCGGCGGGCGATGTCCGCGTCCAAGCGGTCGGCACTGCCTTCTCAGTTCGCCGCAAGTCCGGCGGGGCCGAAGTTCGCGTGACGGAAGGCGTCGTGGAGGTCTGGAGCGACAAGGGCGCTGGAAAAATGCGCCGCCGCGTCGCCGCCGGTGAACAGGTTTTCGTCAGCGACCAGGCCGGCGCGTCCAGTCCGGTGAAGCGTCCGCTGGAAATGGACCGGGCTCTGTCTTGGCGAGAAGGGCAGATTGTTCTGGATGGCGACACGATCGGCGCGGCGGCAGCTGAGTTCAACCGCTACAACAACCGCAAGATCGTGATCGTCGATCCGGATCTGGAAGGCCGTACCGTGGTCGGATGGTTCCGCACCAACGAACCGGAAAGCTTCGCCCAGGCGGTGGGCGTCGCCCATGACGCGAGCGTGAAGCTGGGCGCAGATGTCATCATGCTGGGTGGCGCGGGATAA
- a CDS encoding TonB-dependent receptor encodes MARDKSFSSGDGKSIVEHRDSWNPRRRVREPGNRKREGRRMAMSRNQGAKASLMIAVSTMALAGAGAAQAQARQFNVPAQPASTGVPAFARQADLQILASTEAVAGQRTAAVQGVYSVDQGLGRLLQGSNLVVASNNGRTAVLAGASVAPQTVAQGSEVEDQADEVETIVVTGFRASLGSALTAKRRANGVVDVIKAEDMADFPDANLAESIQRVPGVSIARDAGEGRQITVRGLGPQFTRVRINGVEGQSTASGTDSSGGANRNRAFDFNVFASELFNSITVRKTASAETEEGSLGATVDLQTGRPFDYAGANLVLSGQYGYNDLSQEWDPRFAVLASNTWMDGRLGALVSGAYTKRRLLEEGHGSGGWLNGTEAGGYNPASPFADARRADVYTPRFPRYGRLTHDQERLGLTGSVQFRPQEQTLINLDLLYSDFKATRQENWLEALSFARNASQGGRPEIIVRDGVIDANGDMVYGLFDDVDVETETRYDELDTKYTQGTLSLEHAFSDRFRIKGLVGYSKSDFDNPIQTTVILNRENSDNYSYDYRENRNAPLIRFGYDVTDPLAYNFGAARSEIRLRPQGVTNTIKTAQLDGGYDLTPSLTLKAGVNYKEYEFDSWALARVNEGVVPQLPAGVTLASLTELVSGFGRNLGAPNGTVTNWIAPNLNAFADLFNIYSGTGLFELSGASNANARGNIRNVTEKDSAAYLQLDFDTELGGVPVRGDIGVRYVKTKQSSTGYQLVAGAAQQTTVDRDYDDVLPALNLTAEVTPDFLVRFGAAKVMTRPNLGSVTPGGSLSTVGVFSVSSGNPYLDPIRATTYDLSAEWYFAPDALLSVGLFYKDIESYIQTSRTSQPFNQSGLPLELLNGLGVSASDVFLFSQPVNTEGGPLKGIEISYQQPFTFLPGPFDNLGAIFNVTLVDSKISYISSRSPTGFVENDLLGLSKTAYNATLYYEDDRFSARVSAAYRDRYLTAVPSGTSTNDIDGVRDIVTVDASASYALTDRIKVTFEGLNLTDAFNEQYTDSRRDSIYVYSHTGRQYNFGVRYTF; translated from the coding sequence GTGGCGCGGGATAAATCTTTTTCGTCCGGCGACGGAAAGTCGATCGTCGAACATCGAGACTCTTGGAACCCTCGAAGAAGGGTCCGGGAACCAGGAAACAGAAAAAGGGAGGGCCGACGCATGGCCATGTCGCGAAACCAAGGCGCGAAGGCGTCGCTGATGATCGCCGTCAGCACGATGGCGCTGGCCGGCGCCGGCGCCGCTCAGGCTCAGGCCAGACAGTTCAATGTCCCTGCGCAGCCTGCCTCGACCGGCGTGCCGGCCTTCGCACGCCAAGCGGATCTTCAAATCCTGGCGTCGACCGAAGCGGTCGCAGGGCAACGGACCGCCGCTGTGCAGGGCGTCTATTCGGTTGATCAGGGGCTGGGCCGGCTCCTGCAGGGCAGCAACCTGGTGGTGGCGTCCAACAACGGCCGCACGGCAGTGCTCGCCGGCGCGAGCGTCGCGCCCCAAACCGTCGCCCAGGGGAGCGAGGTCGAAGACCAGGCGGACGAAGTTGAAACTATCGTGGTAACCGGTTTCCGTGCGTCACTGGGCAGCGCGCTCACGGCCAAGCGACGAGCCAATGGCGTCGTGGACGTAATCAAGGCCGAGGACATGGCCGATTTTCCGGACGCCAACCTTGCGGAGTCCATTCAACGGGTGCCTGGCGTCTCCATCGCACGCGACGCTGGCGAAGGCCGTCAGATCACGGTGCGAGGGCTGGGGCCGCAATTCACGCGCGTGCGCATCAACGGCGTCGAGGGACAGAGCACCGCGTCGGGCACGGACAGCTCAGGCGGCGCCAACCGCAACCGAGCCTTTGACTTCAATGTCTTCGCGTCCGAGCTTTTCAACAGCATCACGGTCCGCAAGACCGCCTCGGCCGAGACGGAAGAGGGGTCGTTGGGGGCTACGGTCGATCTGCAAACTGGCCGACCGTTCGATTACGCCGGCGCCAACCTCGTGCTGTCGGGCCAATATGGCTACAACGACTTGTCCCAAGAATGGGACCCGCGGTTCGCCGTTTTGGCCAGCAACACCTGGATGGATGGACGTCTCGGAGCCCTCGTCTCGGGCGCCTACACCAAGCGTCGTCTACTGGAAGAAGGACATGGTTCCGGCGGCTGGCTCAACGGGACCGAGGCTGGGGGCTATAACCCCGCATCACCCTTTGCCGATGCGAGGCGGGCCGATGTCTATACGCCTCGTTTTCCGCGCTACGGACGCCTGACGCACGATCAGGAGCGCTTAGGCCTGACGGGATCCGTGCAGTTCCGCCCGCAGGAACAGACGTTGATCAATCTCGATCTGCTCTACTCCGACTTCAAAGCCACCCGTCAGGAAAACTGGCTGGAAGCCCTGTCCTTCGCCCGCAACGCGTCGCAGGGCGGCCGACCAGAAATCATCGTGCGCGACGGCGTCATCGATGCCAACGGCGACATGGTCTACGGCTTGTTCGATGACGTCGATGTGGAGACTGAAACTCGCTACGACGAGCTCGACACCAAATACACGCAAGGGACACTGAGCCTGGAGCACGCGTTCAGCGACCGGTTTAGGATCAAGGGCTTGGTGGGCTATTCCAAGTCTGATTTTGACAATCCGATCCAGACGACGGTCATTTTGAACCGCGAAAATTCGGACAACTATTCATACGACTATCGCGAAAACCGCAACGCGCCATTGATCCGGTTCGGTTATGACGTGACCGATCCGCTGGCCTACAACTTCGGGGCCGCGCGCTCGGAAATCCGCCTACGGCCGCAGGGCGTCACCAACACGATCAAGACCGCGCAACTCGACGGCGGCTACGATCTGACGCCGTCGCTGACGCTAAAGGCCGGGGTTAACTACAAGGAATACGAGTTCGACTCCTGGGCGCTGGCGCGGGTCAACGAAGGCGTGGTGCCGCAACTGCCTGCTGGCGTGACCCTGGCCAGCCTGACCGAATTGGTCAGCGGGTTTGGTCGCAATCTTGGCGCACCGAACGGCACCGTCACCAACTGGATCGCGCCGAACCTCAACGCCTTTGCCGACCTGTTTAACATTTACAGCGGCACGGGGCTGTTCGAACTCAGCGGCGCCTCCAACGCCAATGCGCGTGGCAACATCCGCAATGTGACCGAGAAGGACTCGGCCGCCTATCTGCAGCTCGACTTTGACACCGAACTTGGAGGCGTTCCGGTACGCGGCGACATCGGTGTGCGCTACGTCAAGACGAAACAGAGCTCGACCGGCTATCAACTGGTCGCCGGCGCGGCGCAGCAGACGACCGTCGATCGCGACTATGACGACGTTCTACCGGCGCTGAATCTGACGGCCGAAGTCACGCCGGACTTTCTGGTGCGGTTCGGCGCCGCCAAGGTCATGACCCGCCCAAACCTGGGCAGTGTGACGCCGGGCGGCAGCCTCAGCACGGTCGGCGTGTTCAGCGTCAGCTCGGGCAATCCGTATTTGGATCCCATCCGCGCCACGACCTACGATTTGTCGGCGGAATGGTATTTCGCGCCTGACGCCCTGCTGTCAGTCGGCCTGTTCTACAAGGACATCGAAAGCTACATTCAAACCTCTCGAACGTCCCAGCCCTTCAATCAATCCGGCCTGCCGCTGGAGTTGCTGAACGGCCTGGGTGTTTCGGCCAGCGACGTCTTCCTGTTCAGCCAGCCGGTGAACACCGAAGGCGGTCCGCTGAAGGGAATCGAGATCAGCTACCAACAGCCCTTCACCTTCCTGCCCGGGCCGTTCGACAATCTCGGCGCCATCTTCAACGTCACGCTGGTGGACTCCAAGATCAGCTATATTTCCTCGCGATCGCCGACGGGCTTCGTCGAAAATGATCTGCTCGGCCTTTCGAAGACCGCCTACAACGCCACCCTCTATTACGAAGACGATCGGTTCAGCGCCCGCGTCTCGGCCGCCTATCGCGATCGCTATCTGACCGCGGTCCCCAGCGGCACCAGCACCAATGACATCGATGGCGTGCGTGACATCGTGACGGTGGACGCCTCGGCCTCCTATGCCTTGACGGACCGCATCAAGGTGACGTTCGAAGGCTTGAACCTGACCGACGCCTTCAATGAGCAGTACACGGACAGTCGCCGGGATAGCATCTACGTCTATTCGCACACTGGAAGGCAGTACAACTTCGGCGTCCGCTACACCTTCTAA
- a CDS encoding pectinesterase family protein produces the protein MRLSLSRRQALATAVALPIMASGRSWAATAGYDAVVGTEDAGRRVGAPSYPTLSAAIAAAPADGRKPFRILITRGIWTEQVVVDKPFVHLIGEDRSGSVINHLAASGLAAPDGRMWGTFRTPTLFVRAPDFRAENLTINNAFDGLAEMTKPNGLHSHNGAGPQAVALMMDKGSDRAVIRNCDILSYQDTLFPDAGATLFEKCLITGSYDFIFGGGRAWFERCEIRSRLRPADPVEGYIAAPSTPIEQDYGFVFHDCRLTRDAGVLRHSVFLGRPWRPSSTFPDGRYGDPKFVGAATFLDCWMDDHIAPAGWTEMWYTGRDGNPRTMLQPEDARFATFGSRGPGRADFSRGKRLTLQQARRIDRDAVIGDRF, from the coding sequence ATGCGTTTGTCCCTTTCGCGCCGTCAGGCGCTCGCAACCGCCGTCGCCCTACCGATCATGGCGTCCGGTCGATCCTGGGCTGCGACGGCTGGATACGACGCTGTGGTTGGGACTGAGGATGCCGGTCGTCGGGTCGGCGCGCCTTCCTATCCCACCCTTTCCGCCGCCATCGCCGCCGCACCGGCGGACGGGCGAAAGCCGTTCCGCATCCTGATCACGCGCGGCATCTGGACCGAGCAAGTTGTGGTCGATAAGCCCTTCGTTCATCTGATCGGCGAGGATCGGTCAGGCTCGGTGATCAATCACCTGGCGGCATCGGGATTGGCGGCGCCAGATGGGCGGATGTGGGGCACATTCCGCACCCCGACCCTGTTCGTTCGCGCGCCCGATTTTCGCGCCGAGAACCTGACGATCAATAATGCCTTCGACGGTCTGGCGGAAATGACCAAGCCGAACGGCCTGCACTCTCACAATGGCGCAGGGCCCCAAGCCGTGGCTCTGATGATGGACAAGGGGTCGGATCGCGCGGTCATCCGGAACTGCGATATTCTCAGCTATCAGGACACCTTGTTCCCCGATGCGGGCGCGACGCTGTTCGAAAAATGCCTGATCACTGGCAGCTATGACTTCATCTTCGGCGGCGGGCGCGCCTGGTTCGAACGTTGCGAAATCCGATCGCGACTGCGTCCCGCCGATCCGGTCGAAGGCTATATCGCCGCGCCAAGCACGCCGATCGAGCAGGACTACGGCTTTGTCTTCCACGATTGCCGTCTCACCAGGGACGCCGGCGTCCTGCGGCATTCCGTGTTTTTGGGACGCCCTTGGCGACCGTCCAGCACCTTCCCTGATGGTCGGTACGGCGATCCGAAGTTTGTCGGCGCAGCGACCTTCCTCGACTGCTGGATGGACGACCATATCGCGCCGGCGGGTTGGACCGAGATGTGGTACACCGGCCGCGATGGCAATCCCCGCACCATGCTTCAGCCCGAAGACGCCCGTTTCGCCACCTTCGGATCGCGGGGGCCTGGCCGTGCAGATTTCTCACGTGGCAAGCGTTTGACGCTCCAGCAGGCGAGGCGAATCGATAGAGACGCCGTGATCGGCGACCGATTCTAG